In a single window of the Nicotiana tomentosiformis chromosome 8, ASM39032v3, whole genome shotgun sequence genome:
- the LOC138897134 gene encoding uncharacterized protein, whose translation MRLARENEALRAQIQRMKIAAETPVRRKVHDYGFNLSKAERDLLNDQAKLAKSAEEYARLAHQLKQKYDKEVAILQKKLVALENELVKQIKDFKTEREHCYALIYQLQESLQQLQDQNNIDTQVLEARAQQIGRLLQEKGVIRMRIKEIADYVVMVDLDRLQEDIASRPVQRPADVLQAPGVPVDALMYF comes from the exons ATGAGGTTAGCTAgggaaaatgaagcccttcgagcCCAAATCCAGAGAATGAAAATAGCCGCCGAGACACCGGTAAGGCGAAAAGTGCATGATTATGGTTTTAACTTATCAAAGGCTGAAAGGGACTTGTTAAATGATCAAGCAAAGTTGGCCAAAAGTGCAGAAGAATATGCTAGATTAGCCcaccagttgaagcagaaatatgacaaagaagtagcAATTTTACAGAAAAAGCTAGTTGCCCTGGAAAATGAACTGGTCAAGCAAATAAAGGATTTCAAGacagaaagagagcattgctatgcATTGATTTACCAACTACAAGAAAGCCTGCAGCAGTTACAAGACCAAAATAACATAGATACACAAGTGTTAGAGGCTCGGGCTCAGCAGATTGGACGTTTgcttcaagaaaagggtgtcatcagaatgaggattaaagagatagctgattatgtt gtgatggttgacctagaccgccttcaagaagatattgccAGTAGGCCCGTGCAGAGACCGGCTGATGTCCTGCAAGCCCCCGGAGTACCAGTGGACGCTCTTATGTATTTTTga